The Canis aureus isolate CA01 chromosome 11, VMU_Caureus_v.1.0, whole genome shotgun sequence genome has a segment encoding these proteins:
- the TIA1 gene encoding cytotoxic granule associated RNA binding protein TIA1 isoform X12, with protein MSNNEDNLSSLRPVYKSRYVGNLSRDVTEALILQLFSQIGPCKNCKMIMDVRTAGNDPYCFVEFYEHRHAAAALAAMNGRKIMGKEVKVNWATTPSSQKKDTSSSTVVSTQRSQVLVHLHMDSHKLNGVMSGQPKLLAFEKTVKYFNIKLLQCKIISMSLLVISVQKLQLKI; from the exons aTATGTTGGCAACCTTTCCAGAGACGTGACGGAAGCTCTAATTCTCCAGCTCTTTAGCCAGATTGGACCTTGTAAAAACTGCAAAATGATTATGGATGTAAGG ACAGCTGGAAATGATCCATATTGTTTTGTGGAGTTTTATGAGCATCGTCATGCAGCTGCAGCGCTAGCTGCTATGAATGGGCGGAAGATAATGGGTAAG GAAGTCAAAGTGAATTGGGCAACAACCCCCAGCAGTCAAAAGAAAGATACAAGCA GTAGTACCGTTGTCAGCACACAGCGTTCACAAG TCTTAGTTCACTTGCACATGGATTCACATAAACTGAATGGTGTAATGTCTGGGCAACCAAAACTGTTGGCTTTTGAGAAAACTGTCAAATACTTTAACATCAAACTGTTGCAATGCAAG ATCATTTCCATGTCTTTGTTGGTGATCTCAGTCCAGAAATTACAACTGAAGATATAA